In Carboxydothermus pertinax, one genomic interval encodes:
- the aroB gene encoding 3-dehydroquinate synthase yields the protein MNIILVGLPGAGKTHIGRILARKLKRNFVDLDRKIEEETGLTIKEIFARFGERYFRRLEEEKLQELFQLHNAVIATGGGTVEQRRARKKIKNLGLVVYLQASPEVILKRLQNLDKRPLLAQGNPEEKLFELYRRRDKFYREVADIILNTEGTSSLEVVQKIIETTTINGLRFPRKLYINLAENGYPVYFGERVALKAGEFLKENVAGKKILIVSQENIFQLYGKKLEENLNEKGFKTGVYLLPQGEVAKSMEYILKLYDKALEFGLRRHDTVIAFGGGVVGDATGFFAATYLRGINFIQIPTTLLSMVDSSVGGKVGINLPQGKNLVGAFYQPKIVLIDTTYLKTLPRREVLAGLAEVYKAFLIADYDLAEWLSKVDLAKLRQREWQKLIQAAVKIKARVVTIDEREEGLRAVLNLGHTLGHAIEGVYGFKSILHGEAVALGILWETKFSKDLGLLPPEEYEKISFFINKNYSYLKLNSTVTPENLLLFMEKDKKNRENITFMLLKKIGEYPEPKELNSQQVLQWLTKNFTREDF from the coding sequence ATGAACATCATTTTAGTGGGACTACCGGGGGCTGGCAAAACACATATAGGTCGGATTTTAGCGAGGAAATTAAAAAGGAATTTTGTGGATCTTGACCGGAAGATTGAAGAAGAGACGGGACTTACGATTAAAGAAATATTTGCCCGTTTCGGTGAGCGCTATTTCCGCCGTTTAGAAGAAGAAAAACTGCAAGAACTTTTTCAGCTTCACAATGCAGTGATTGCCACTGGTGGTGGAACGGTAGAGCAACGACGAGCCCGCAAAAAAATAAAAAATCTTGGTTTAGTGGTTTACTTACAGGCTTCTCCGGAAGTTATACTTAAGAGGCTGCAAAATTTAGATAAAAGACCATTGCTGGCTCAAGGAAATCCAGAAGAAAAACTTTTTGAATTATATAGGCGTCGGGATAAGTTTTATCGGGAAGTTGCGGATATTATCCTAAATACTGAAGGTACTAGCTCTTTAGAAGTTGTCCAGAAGATTATTGAAACTACAACGATTAATGGTTTACGTTTTCCCCGGAAGCTTTATATTAATCTGGCTGAAAATGGTTATCCGGTATATTTTGGCGAAAGAGTGGCATTAAAAGCCGGTGAGTTTTTAAAAGAAAACGTAGCGGGCAAAAAGATTTTAATTGTCTCTCAAGAAAATATTTTCCAGTTGTATGGAAAAAAACTGGAAGAAAATTTAAATGAGAAAGGCTTCAAAACCGGTGTTTACCTTCTTCCACAGGGGGAAGTTGCCAAATCGATGGAATATATTTTAAAGCTTTATGATAAAGCCCTGGAGTTTGGACTTCGCCGCCATGATACTGTTATAGCCTTTGGAGGCGGGGTAGTAGGTGATGCCACAGGATTTTTTGCCGCTACTTACTTAAGGGGTATTAATTTCATCCAAATACCAACAACCCTTCTCTCTATGGTAGATAGCAGTGTTGGCGGAAAAGTGGGGATAAATCTTCCCCAGGGGAAAAACCTGGTAGGCGCTTTTTACCAGCCCAAAATAGTATTAATAGATACTACTTACCTGAAAACTCTTCCCAGAAGAGAAGTGCTAGCGGGATTGGCTGAAGTTTATAAAGCCTTTTTAATTGCCGATTACGACCTTGCCGAATGGTTATCGAAGGTAGACTTAGCAAAACTACGGCAAAGGGAATGGCAGAAGCTCATTCAGGCAGCGGTAAAAATTAAAGCGCGGGTAGTAACTATAGATGAACGGGAAGAGGGCTTACGGGCAGTATTAAATTTAGGTCATACTTTGGGGCACGCCATTGAAGGAGTATATGGCTTTAAAAGCATCCTTCACGGCGAGGCAGTAGCTCTAGGCATATTATGGGAAACAAAGTTTTCTAAGGATTTAGGACTTTTACCACCAGAAGAGTATGAAAAAATTAGTTTCTTTATCAATAAAAATTATTCTTACCTTAAATTAAACAGTACTGTAACTCCAGAAAACTTACTATTGTTTATGGAAAAAGATAAGAAAAATCGCGAAAATATTACTTTTATGTTATTAAAGAAAATTGGAGAGTACCCAGAACCGAAAGAACTGAATAGCCAGCAAGTACTCCAATGGTTAACAAAAAATTTTACCAGGGAGGATTTTTAA
- a CDS encoding selenium metabolism-associated LysR family transcriptional regulator: MNLNQLEAFCNIVEQGSISKAAKLMHLSQPALSTQIAALENQLQVKLMERTNKGIELTEAGETLLYYAKRICNLVKNLNEEIERLKNLEEEELSIGAASTIGGYALPCSIYIFQEKYSSSRIKLTIMNTEKVIEALLDRQIDIGLVESNIESNEFLSSHLTYDELVLVVPNNTSFKTKEIISLDELRTLPFIIREKGSGIRQTIEKALGEKGLNISDLNIVMEVNNIDAIKIAVESGKGVSLLPRFAVKKELRTGSLKSVKVKDISLLHPFVAITLKNKKRSLLEKKFLAFINSPKERGFC, from the coding sequence GTGAATTTAAATCAATTGGAGGCATTTTGTAATATTGTTGAGCAGGGTAGCATCTCCAAGGCTGCAAAATTAATGCACTTATCCCAGCCTGCTCTATCTACTCAAATTGCCGCATTAGAAAATCAACTTCAAGTTAAATTAATGGAACGGACCAATAAGGGGATTGAACTAACCGAAGCCGGTGAAACCCTTCTTTATTACGCTAAAAGAATTTGCAATCTTGTGAAAAATTTAAACGAAGAAATTGAACGACTTAAAAATTTAGAAGAAGAAGAGCTTTCTATCGGTGCAGCTTCTACTATCGGCGGATATGCTCTACCCTGTAGCATCTATATTTTTCAAGAAAAATATAGTTCCTCTCGAATTAAACTTACCATTATGAATACAGAAAAAGTAATTGAAGCTCTCTTAGACCGGCAAATCGATATTGGCCTTGTGGAAAGCAATATTGAAAGCAATGAATTTTTATCCTCCCACTTGACCTATGACGAGCTTGTTTTAGTGGTACCAAATAATACTTCTTTTAAAACTAAAGAAATTATTTCTCTTGATGAATTAAGAACACTCCCCTTTATTATTCGGGAAAAGGGATCGGGCATTCGACAAACAATAGAAAAAGCCCTTGGGGAAAAAGGACTTAATATTTCCGATTTAAATATTGTAATGGAAGTAAACAACATTGATGCTATAAAAATCGCCGTAGAATCGGGCAAAGGAGTATCTTTGCTTCCTCGCTTTGCCGTTAAAAAAGAGCTCCGCACCGGTAGCTTAAAGTCGGTAAAAGTAAAAGATATCTCCCTCCTCCACCCCTTTGTAGCTATAACTTTAAAAAATAAAAAGCGCTCCCTTTTAGAGAAAAAGTTTTTAGCATTTATAAATTCTCCTAAAGAAAGGGGATTTTGTTAA